Within Paenibacillus sp. RUD330, the genomic segment TCGTCGGGACCGTTGAAGACGAGGAAGTCTTCCCCGCCCGCAGCTTTGAGCTGCTGCAAGCCGTAGGTGCTTTCCCCGGACATCTTGACGCCGATGACCTTGTCCTGCTTGGCCAGCTTGGCGCATAGGGAGGGGGACAGGCTGAAGCCGGTCGTCTGCGGAATGTTGTAGATGATGAACGGCAGCGAAGCCGCATCGATCATCTGCTGCCAATGGTTCTCCACCGCGGCTTCGGAGAGCCGGTAGTAGATCGACGGCACCGCCGATATCGCATCGGCGCCGCAGGCTTCGGCATGGCGGGACAGCTCCACGCTGTCCGCCGTCGCATTGGCGCCGACATGTACGATGATCTTGAGCTCGCCTCGCACTTCCTGCAGAACCGCTTCCAGCATCGCCTTGCGCTCCTCGACGCTCTGAAGGATTCCTTCGCCCGAGCTGCCTCCGACATAGAGGCCGGCAAGGCCTTTGCCGACATAATAGCGAGCCAGCTTGGCCGCTCGGACCGGACTTACGGCGCCCGCTTCGTCATAAGCCGAGTACAAGGCGACATACATGCCTTGGAACGTTTCCACATTGCTTATCTTCATCTAGATCGTCTCCGTCTCTTTCGTATAGTAAGCATGAACGGCGCCATACAGCGCCGCCCTGTTGCCGAGCTCGGCGACGGCCAGCTCGGCGGGGGCGAACCCGGCAGGCAGGCAGCTGCGCACATGAGGGCCGATTCTGCGGAGCAGCTCGCCGCCTTGGGCGGACACGCCGCCGCCGATCAGCACCTTCAGCGGGTCGAACAGCAGGATCAGCTCCGCGATTCCGCGCGCCACCTCTCCGGCCCAGTCGTCGATGAGCGCCGCGTAGGCGGCGTCGCCGGATCTGGCGGCTGCGAACAGCTCGGCGCCGGAGCCTTTGAAGCCGGGCAATTCGGCGGCTGCGCGGTTCAGCAGCGCCGAAGTCGACGCCCGCTGCTCGTACGTCGTGCCGGCAGCCTTGTCATAGAGCGAATGGCCGATTTCCCCGGCTCTGAAGCGGGGCCCGGCCATAACGGCTCCGCCGGTGAACAGCGCGCCGCCGATGCCGGTGCCGAGCGTGATGCAGGCGAAATGCGGGCAGCCGCGCGCTGCGCCCTTCCACCATTCGCCCAGAGCGGCGGCATTGACGTCGTTCATGACCGAAACGGGGAGGCCGAACCGGCTGCCCAGAGCGGTTTTCCAATTGCTGCCCCGGTACTCCGGAATCGTCCCCCCGGCGTAGAGAATCTCCCCGCTGCCGGGATCGACGACTCCTGCGGTGCTGATCCCGATTCCCGCTATGCCGGGATGCATGGCCAGCAGTTCCTCCATAATGGAAGCAGCCGCTTCCGGTATGGCGGTATTCGCGCGTCCTTGAGGCGTCGCGGCGCGGCCGTGGAAGAGTATGTCCGCCGAGCCGTCCAGGACGGCGTACTTGATGTCGGTGCCCCCCACGTCGAGGGCGGCGAACTTGATGTCGGTGCCCCCCACGTCGAGGGCGGCGCGGCCGGTCATTCCTTCACCGCTCCGATCGAGATTCCGCGGGTGAAGTACCTTTGGAACAGGATGAAGATGAGCAGCATCGGAATCGCTGCGACCGTAGCGCCCGCCATCTTGTAGGCGAAGTTCGGATTGAGGTCCTGCATCAGCGTCGCGATGCCGACCATCAGCGTTTTGCTCTCCTTGTTCTGGCCGATGACGAGCTGCCACAGATAATCGTTCCATACCTGCACGAAATTCAGGATGAACAGAGCCCCGATGCCGGGCTTGACGATCGGCAGCATGATTTGCAGGAATGTTCTGACTTCTCCGGCTCCATCGATTCGGGCCGCCTCCCTCAGCGCATCCGGCGCCGTGTCGAAAAAGCCTTTGAGAAGGAAGACGCCGAAAGCCGTCGCCACATTGGGCCAGATCATGCCGTACACGCTGTTGACCAGGCCCAGATCCTGGGAGATCCGGAACAGAGGCACGATCATCACTTCCTTCGGGATCATCAGGCTGGAGATGAAGACGATGAAAAAGACGTTGCGGCCCTTGAACCGAAGCTTGGAGAAGGCGTAGGCCGCCATGGAGCTCGTGACGATAAGCAGCGCCGTCGAGAATCCGGCCACGTACAAGCTGTTCAGCGTCCAGCGCAGAGCCGGCTGATTGGTGAACACATCGGCGTAGTTGGACCAGGTAAAGGTGCGCGGCCACCAGTCCGGCGGCATCTTGATGACATCGGAGCTGTTCTTGACCGAGCTGCTGAACAGCCAGTACAGCGGGAACAGATTCAGAAGAGCGAAGAGAAGCACGACCGCATTGCTGGCGATATCGAATGATTCCCGTTTTTTTGCTTTTTCTTGCCGCATAGCCAACCCTCACTTATCGTTAAACATGGCTTTGAGCTGAGGCACGGACAGCAACAGCGTCAGCAGGAACATGATGACGCCTACCGCGGAGGCAACGCCGAGCTGATTGTACTTGAAGGCGTTGTTGTAGAGGTAGTACATCAAGGTCACGGAAGCGTTGTTCGGTCCGCCGCCCGTAAGCAGCTGGATGACCACGAAGATTTTCAGCACGGCGATGATATTGATGATGGTGATGTAGATCGTCGTGGGCTTCACGAGCGGCAGGAGAATATGGCGGATGACATGCAGCCGGCCCGCTCCGTCCACCTCCGCGGCTTCGAACAGATCCTTCGGAACGCCGATCATCGCGGCGATGTACAGGATGATCGCCTGCCCGACATTCGTGGCGAAGGTGACGAAGATGACGACCGGCAGCACCGTGCTTTTGTTGCCGAGCAGATTCACCGTGCTCATTTCCATTTCCCGGGCCATGTACGAGATGAGGCCGTTCGCCGGATTCAGCAGGAAGCTCCACACCATGCTCATGACGACCATCGACACCATCACCGGGATGTAATAGCTGCCCCGGATGAACGAGACATACTTGGCGTTTTTGTCGAAGACGGCGGAGCCGACGAAGAAGGAAAAGGCGACCGTCAGCAAAACGATGGCGACGACGAAAATGACGGTGTTCCATACCGCCTTGAAAAAGACCGGATCGCCGAACAGAGCGGCGTAATTGTCGAATCCGACGAACGTTTCCGTCCGGTACTGGACCTTGTACAGGCTGAGACGCAAGCCTTCGACAATGGGATAGACGACAAAGATGAGGAACAGCAGAAATTGCGGGGCGATGAACAGATATCCGGTGAGGCCTTCTTTGACATTGCGATTGTACCGTATCATGGCTGCTTACCTTTCTCCCTTGGCCGGAACTCCCGCCCGCAGGCGGGACATCCCGGATGCCGGATGGCGCTGTGTCTTGCTCGCGATCGGCTTAGGGCTTGATGACCGAGCTTTCTCTCGCTTTCTCCAGAACGGCGTTTCCTTTGGACTGATAATCCTTGACGGCCTGCGCCGGCGTCTTCTCTCCCGTGTACATGGCCTGCAGCTCGGGATAGAGCACCTGCCTCAGCTCGCTGTACCCGGCGACATTGCCGGTGAAGGAGAACATGTTGGCGGCGTTGGCGTCATAGGCGGTGAACAGCGGAAATTGGGAGGCGAATTCGGAAGCGACCGAGCTGCGCACCGGAATGCTGTTCTTGGATGCCTTCACCAGCTCCGGATCGGTGGAGAAGAACTTGATGAAGTCCTTGGAGGCTTCCATCCGGGCCTTGTCGCCCGTGTTGAACAGCGCCGTGCCGACGACGTACGTGAAGGCCAGCGGCTTGCCGCTTGCGGATGGAATATTCGCCAGGCGCATGTCGAAGGAAGGAGACTTGCCCGCCTTCATG encodes:
- a CDS encoding dihydrodipicolinate synthase family protein — its product is MKISNVETFQGMYVALYSAYDEAGAVSPVRAAKLARYYVGKGLAGLYVGGSSGEGILQSVEERKAMLEAVLQEVRGELKIIVHVGANATADSVELSRHAEACGADAISAVPSIYYRLSEAAVENHWQQMIDAASLPFIIYNIPQTTGFSLSPSLCAKLAKQDKVIGVKMSGESTYGLQQLKAAGGEDFLVFNGPDEQFLAGRMMGADGGIGGTYGVMPELFAALYKLADEGRMKEARELQVRINSVISQLLEYPSLYGACKAILSLRGIETGQPRLPLLPASAADGDSLKALNRDIEEAVAEYATFPGKY
- a CDS encoding ROK family protein, translated to MTGRAALDVGGTDIKFAALDVGGTDIKYAVLDGSADILFHGRAATPQGRANTAIPEAAASIMEELLAMHPGIAGIGISTAGVVDPGSGEILYAGGTIPEYRGSNWKTALGSRFGLPVSVMNDVNAAALGEWWKGAARGCPHFACITLGTGIGGALFTGGAVMAGPRFRAGEIGHSLYDKAAGTTYEQRASTSALLNRAAAELPGFKGSGAELFAAARSGDAAYAALIDDWAGEVARGIAELILLFDPLKVLIGGGVSAQGGELLRRIGPHVRSCLPAGFAPAELAVAELGNRAALYGAVHAYYTKETETI
- a CDS encoding carbohydrate ABC transporter permease is translated as MRQEKAKKRESFDIASNAVVLLFALLNLFPLYWLFSSSVKNSSDVIKMPPDWWPRTFTWSNYADVFTNQPALRWTLNSLYVAGFSTALLIVTSSMAAYAFSKLRFKGRNVFFIVFISSLMIPKEVMIVPLFRISQDLGLVNSVYGMIWPNVATAFGVFLLKGFFDTAPDALREAARIDGAGEVRTFLQIMLPIVKPGIGALFILNFVQVWNDYLWQLVIGQNKESKTLMVGIATLMQDLNPNFAYKMAGATVAAIPMLLIFILFQRYFTRGISIGAVKE
- a CDS encoding sugar ABC transporter permease is translated as MIRYNRNVKEGLTGYLFIAPQFLLFLIFVVYPIVEGLRLSLYKVQYRTETFVGFDNYAALFGDPVFFKAVWNTVIFVVAIVLLTVAFSFFVGSAVFDKNAKYVSFIRGSYYIPVMVSMVVMSMVWSFLLNPANGLISYMAREMEMSTVNLLGNKSTVLPVVIFVTFATNVGQAIILYIAAMIGVPKDLFEAAEVDGAGRLHVIRHILLPLVKPTTIYITIINIIAVLKIFVVIQLLTGGGPNNASVTLMYYLYNNAFKYNQLGVASAVGVIMFLLTLLLSVPQLKAMFNDK